A genomic stretch from Sulfuricaulis sp. includes:
- a CDS encoding DUF1328 domain-containing protein: protein MLYYAAVFFVIAIIAGIFGFGGIAVGAAEIARILFFIFIVIFLVSLIMGLGKGKWRSR from the coding sequence ATGCTTTACTACGCTGCAGTATTTTTCGTGATCGCTATCATCGCCGGGATCTTCGGGTTTGGCGGCATCGCCGTGGGCGCCGCCGAGATTGCGCGAATCCTGTTTTTCATCTTTATCGTGATATTTCTCGTCAGTCTCATTATGGGTCTCGGTAAAGGTAAATGGCGCTCCAGATAA
- a CDS encoding PA2779 family protein → MQILRRLTKPVSHLVVLGLLALSLHLPAAQAGMIGTEAVVNAAQAQQNRERLHNAFSRDDVQAQLLARGVDPAQVQARMDSLTDEEVQTLASNMDQLPAGGSVVGALVLIFLVLLVTDLLGLTNVYPFVKKSR, encoded by the coding sequence ATGCAAATACTTCGTCGCCTCACCAAACCCGTCAGTCACCTGGTCGTCCTCGGTCTGCTCGCGCTGAGCCTGCATTTACCCGCGGCGCAGGCCGGCATGATCGGCACCGAAGCGGTGGTCAACGCCGCGCAGGCGCAGCAAAACCGCGAGCGTTTGCACAACGCGTTCAGCCGTGACGACGTGCAGGCCCAGCTCCTGGCCCGCGGCGTGGATCCGGCGCAGGTTCAGGCGCGCATGGACAGCCTGACGGATGAAGAAGTGCAGACTCTGGCGAGCAACATGGATCAGCTGCCGGCCGGCGGTAGCGTTGTCGGTGCCCTGGTATTGATCTTCCTTGTGTTGCTGGTCACTGATCTTCTGGGCCTGACCAACGTTTACCCGTTCGTCAAAAAAAGCCGTTAA
- a CDS encoding alternative oxidase gives MAIHHVPKTISDYIALAVVKAMRVPADLFFAKRYGHRAVVLETVAAVPGMVGGTLQHLRSLRTMQDDRGKIKTLLDEAENERMHLMTFIEIAKPTWLERMIVLIVQGLMYNLYFFLYLITPKTCHRIVGYLEEEAIVSYTEYLAEIGSGSIKNIPAPHIAIEYWRLPVGASLHDLVIAIRGDEVRHRDVNHAYADRMT, from the coding sequence ATGGCTATCCACCATGTACCGAAAACCATTTCTGATTACATCGCCTTAGCCGTTGTTAAGGCAATGCGCGTTCCCGCAGATCTTTTCTTCGCCAAGCGCTATGGTCACCGGGCGGTGGTTCTGGAGACGGTAGCAGCCGTACCCGGAATGGTGGGTGGCACACTGCAACACTTGAGATCCCTGCGCACCATGCAAGATGATCGCGGTAAAATCAAAACGCTACTCGATGAAGCGGAAAATGAGCGCATGCACCTGATGACGTTCATCGAAATTGCCAAGCCGACATGGCTGGAGAGAATGATCGTACTGATAGTGCAAGGTCTGATGTACAACCTCTATTTCTTCTTGTATTTGATAACCCCAAAAACATGTCATCGAATTGTCGGATATCTGGAAGAAGAAGCTATTGTTTCATATACAGAATATCTGGCGGAAATCGGCAGCGGTTCCATCAAGAACATTCCGGCGCCGCATATTGCAATCGAGTATTGGCGCTTACCGGTGGGCGCTTCGCTGCATGATCTTGTCATTGCAATTCGGGGAGACGAAGTCCGTCATCGCGATGTCAATCATGCTTATGCCGATAGAATGACGTGA
- a CDS encoding AsmA family protein: MSKTLKITFYVVGGLVGLFVLVAVALLLFVDADSNKPRLEAAASEALGMEVSVGGSLEFGFFPGLHVTLEDAHIRNRGVDLVSASRASLGIDLLPLLRKEIRIGKITLKRPAISIERDLDGKFNFENPDTAGKTLAVLDLAKVSLSDATLVYTDKQSGGEFKAGGCHVDVRHLRFPGGKSPDLLMNLSFTAELSCKEIRNNDFTMSDLKFSADGKNGVFNLKPVTMHIFGAQGSGSMQADFSGAVPLYHVRYALPQFHVEEFLKMLSPQKMAEGTMNFSANLSMQGKTAREMKQTADGDISLRGENLTFHGSDLDKEFARFKSSQNFSLVDAGAFFFVGPLGLAATKGYDFAGILRKSGGRSEIRTVVSDWKFQHGMAQAQDVAMATKQNRVALAGRLDFINEQFDDMTMALIDAKGCATVRQKIRGPFQKPVVEKPNILKSLAGPALKLLKKGRGLFPGGECEVFYAGSVAPPK, encoded by the coding sequence ATGTCAAAAACACTGAAAATCACTTTCTACGTTGTCGGCGGACTCGTGGGACTCTTCGTTCTCGTCGCGGTAGCTCTGCTTCTTTTCGTGGACGCCGACAGCAACAAGCCCCGACTGGAAGCGGCCGCCTCGGAAGCCTTGGGCATGGAAGTCAGCGTTGGCGGAAGTCTGGAGTTTGGCTTCTTTCCGGGGCTGCATGTCACGCTGGAGGATGCGCACATCCGCAACCGTGGTGTCGACCTCGTTTCTGCGAGTCGGGCCAGTCTTGGGATCGATCTTCTTCCGCTGCTCCGAAAGGAAATCCGGATCGGGAAGATCACGTTGAAGCGCCCTGCTATTTCCATCGAACGGGATCTCGACGGCAAGTTCAATTTCGAGAACCCGGACACAGCCGGGAAAACGTTAGCCGTCCTGGACCTGGCGAAGGTTTCCCTTTCGGACGCGACTCTCGTCTACACGGACAAGCAATCCGGAGGAGAATTCAAGGCCGGGGGCTGCCACGTGGATGTGCGCCACCTTCGATTCCCTGGCGGGAAAAGCCCGGATCTCTTGATGAATCTTTCCTTCACGGCGGAACTTTCGTGCAAGGAAATACGCAATAACGACTTCACGATGTCCGATTTGAAGTTCTCAGCCGACGGGAAGAATGGGGTTTTCAATCTCAAACCGGTCACGATGCATATTTTCGGCGCGCAGGGGTCGGGAAGTATGCAGGCGGACTTTTCAGGCGCTGTTCCCCTTTACCATGTTCGATACGCTCTGCCGCAATTCCACGTCGAGGAGTTCTTAAAAATGTTATCGCCACAGAAGATGGCGGAAGGGACGATGAATTTTTCCGCGAACCTGTCGATGCAGGGAAAGACCGCGAGGGAGATGAAGCAGACCGCGGACGGAGATATTTCCCTGCGAGGCGAGAACCTCACGTTCCATGGCAGCGATCTCGACAAGGAGTTCGCCCGCTTCAAATCCAGCCAGAACTTCAGCCTCGTCGACGCAGGCGCCTTCTTCTTTGTCGGCCCCCTGGGCCTGGCAGCCACGAAGGGGTACGACTTCGCCGGCATCCTCCGGAAATCGGGGGGGCGCAGCGAAATACGGACGGTTGTCTCCGATTGGAAGTTCCAGCACGGCATGGCACAGGCACAGGACGTGGCCATGGCGACGAAACAAAACCGGGTCGCCCTGGCAGGAAGACTTGATTTCATCAATGAACAGTTCGATGACATGACCATGGCGCTGATCGACGCCAAGGGTTGCGCCACGGTGCGGCAAAAAATACGCGGCCCCTTCCAGAAACCGGTGGTGGAGAAGCCGAATATCCTCAAGTCCCTCGCCGGACCAGCACTCAAGCTGCTCAAGAAGGGAAGAGGCCTGTTTCCAGGCGGAGAGTGTGAAGTCTTCTACGCCGGTTCGGTCGCGCCGCCGAAATGA
- a CDS encoding ATP-grasp domain-containing protein: MADAAAAVSKAVTAPVRNAAPRRILLIAPHDSYRTAPFLAAAKARGIEVLVASEAKHSLVSAYVDGLHLDLGDIQASLQTILHEAQQRPFAAVLGSDDASTEIAALAAAELGLPHNPTAAVHLARRKDLARDRLAEAHVPVPRHWTLDLTRPLAAQTGDIRFPCVLKPVALTASRGVIRADNPDQLTQAAARIQVLLSRAGLREAEERETILVEEYIPGFEVAVEGLLTNGNLEILTIFDKPDPLDGPYFEETYYITPSRLDAPTQKTLRETISNACAAYGLREGPIHAECRINENGVWILEVAARTIGGLCGRLLRFGTGSSLEELVLRHALGERPELNSEAGGAGVLMIPTPQAGILRRVEGVLAAGKVPYIEEVVINVREGYELVPLPEGSSYLGFIFARAPSAAQAEAALRAAHACLRVVVMPLWKGVREQEAGAPRSGDATVASRSQSRQ, encoded by the coding sequence GTGGCGGATGCGGCGGCGGCGGTTTCTAAAGCGGTCACGGCACCCGTTCGGAATGCGGCCCCGCGCCGCATTCTGCTGATCGCTCCGCACGACAGTTATCGCACTGCGCCGTTCCTGGCGGCGGCCAAGGCCCGCGGCATCGAAGTCCTGGTCGCCTCCGAGGCCAAGCATTCTTTAGTAAGTGCCTACGTCGATGGCCTGCACCTCGACCTCGGCGATATCCAAGCCTCCCTGCAAACCATCCTGCACGAAGCGCAACAGCGCCCGTTCGCGGCCGTGCTCGGCAGCGATGACGCCAGCACTGAAATCGCGGCACTCGCCGCCGCCGAACTCGGCCTGCCCCACAATCCCACCGCAGCGGTGCATCTGGCGCGGCGCAAGGACTTGGCACGCGATCGGCTGGCCGAGGCCCATGTGCCGGTGCCACGTCACTGGACGCTCGATCTCACGCGCCCTTTGGCCGCGCAGACCGGGGACATCCGCTTTCCCTGCGTGCTCAAGCCGGTGGCGCTCACGGCCAGCCGCGGCGTGATCCGCGCCGATAATCCAGACCAACTTACGCAGGCGGCGGCGCGCATCCAGGTATTGCTGTCACGTGCCGGGCTGCGTGAAGCCGAAGAACGCGAAACCATTCTGGTGGAGGAATATATTCCCGGCTTTGAGGTTGCAGTGGAAGGTCTGTTAACCAACGGGAACCTCGAAATCCTGACAATCTTTGACAAACCCGATCCGCTGGACGGCCCGTATTTCGAAGAGACGTATTACATCACGCCGTCACGGCTGGATGCGCCAACGCAAAAAACTTTGCGCGAAACTATCTCCAACGCCTGCGCGGCCTATGGACTGCGCGAAGGGCCGATCCACGCCGAATGCCGGATTAATGAAAATGGAGTATGGATACTGGAAGTTGCCGCGCGCACGATTGGCGGATTATGCGGACGCCTGCTGCGCTTTGGCACCGGTTCCAGCCTGGAAGAATTGGTGTTGCGGCATGCTCTGGGCGAACGCCCGGAGCTGAACAGCGAAGCCGGCGGCGCGGGAGTGCTGATGATCCCGACCCCGCAGGCCGGCATCCTGCGGCGCGTCGAAGGCGTGCTGGCGGCCGGGAAAGTGCCGTACATCGAGGAAGTGGTAATTAACGTGCGCGAGGGCTACGAGCTGGTGCCCTTGCCGGAGGGTTCGAGTTATCTCGGATTTATTTTCGCGCGCGCCCCAAGCGCTGCACAAGCGGAGGCGGCGTTACGCGCGGCACACGCCTGCTTGCGCGTGGTGGTGATGCCGTTGTGGAAGGGCGTGCGCGAGCAGGAAGCAGGGGCCCCGCGCAGCGGGGATGCGACCGTTGCGAGTCGCTCGCAGAGCCGCCAGTGA
- a CDS encoding iron-sulfur cluster assembly accessory protein, with product MGAIEYSTRIGDAEMRLTPTAQAKFAELLKEADSDIAGIRLFVSGGGCSGMTYDMTYASSVDNEYDSVLEGPGFKVFVDPVALNYLQGSEIDFANSSFVFDKVFQAVGGKGTCGGCGGGGF from the coding sequence ATGGGCGCAATTGAATATTCCACCCGCATCGGCGATGCCGAAATGCGGCTCACCCCGACGGCGCAGGCCAAGTTCGCCGAGCTGCTGAAGGAGGCTGACAGCGACATCGCCGGCATTCGCTTATTCGTCTCGGGCGGTGGTTGCAGCGGCATGACCTACGACATGACCTACGCCAGCAGCGTGGACAACGAATACGACAGCGTGCTCGAAGGCCCGGGCTTCAAGGTCTTCGTCGACCCGGTCGCGCTCAATTATCTGCAAGGCAGCGAGATCGATTTCGCCAATTCGAGCTTTGTGTTCGACAAGGTGTTCCAGGCGGTTGGCGGCAAAGGCACCTGTGGCGGATGCGGCGGCGGCGGTTTCTAA
- a CDS encoding oxidative damage protection protein, with the protein MARTVRCAVLKREAEGLERPPHPGALGQRIFENVSKEGWKQWLARLATIINENKLSSADPGSIKVIEQHMLGFLFGEGAMGQLPAGFQAAGAKK; encoded by the coding sequence ATGGCACGCACCGTTCGCTGCGCCGTACTGAAACGCGAGGCCGAAGGCCTGGAGCGCCCGCCGCACCCGGGGGCGTTGGGCCAACGCATTTTTGAAAACGTTTCCAAGGAAGGCTGGAAACAGTGGCTGGCACGCCTGGCCACGATCATCAACGAGAACAAGCTCAGCAGCGCCGACCCCGGCAGCATCAAGGTGATCGAGCAGCATATGCTCGGGTTCCTGTTCGGCGAAGGCGCTATGGGCCAGCTCCCGGCCGGCTTCCAGGCCGCCGGCGCCAAAAAATAA
- a CDS encoding CUAEP/CCAEP-tail radical SAM (seleno)protein encodes MKVVLINPYEIGRQPFGLAEPAAWLARAGCEVHCLDLTLQRLDPEVLRDARVVAIYVAMHTATRIAIEAIPRVRELAPKAHLCVYGLYAPMNEKLLRELGAQTVLGGEVEPALVSLVERLRAGDGKVQTEPVVNLSKIEFMTPDRRALPPLERYAHLQLPDGGRKTVGFAEGTRGCKHLCRHCPVVPVYHGTFRVIPVVTVMADMRQQVAAGAQHISFGDPDFLNGPTHALKLVQALHAEFPDITYDATIKIQHIINHAEMLPVLKATGCLFITAAVESVDDRVLERLAKNHTNADFARALALCRAAGIALAPTFVAFTPWATLEGYITLLKRLLELDLVESVPPIQLAIRLLIPQGSLLLELPDMQTHIGEFDSRLLGYPWKNPDARVDRLQLAVQDLVMKTEAEKSSRCEIFASIWKLAHAALGAEIPELVNSGKSAPIPRLSEPWYCCAEPTHQQLQSF; translated from the coding sequence ATGAAAGTCGTCCTGATCAATCCCTACGAGATTGGCCGCCAGCCCTTCGGCCTGGCCGAGCCGGCGGCGTGGCTCGCGCGCGCCGGCTGCGAGGTGCATTGCCTCGATCTCACCCTGCAACGCCTCGACCCCGAAGTGCTGCGCGACGCGCGTGTGGTCGCCATCTATGTCGCCATGCACACCGCCACACGCATTGCGATTGAGGCGATACCGCGGGTGCGGGAACTGGCGCCCAAGGCGCATCTGTGCGTTTACGGGCTGTACGCGCCGATGAATGAAAAGTTGCTGCGCGAGTTGGGCGCGCAAACTGTGCTCGGCGGCGAAGTCGAGCCGGCGCTGGTGTCGCTGGTAGAACGCCTTCGCGCCGGCGATGGCAAAGTCCAAACCGAGCCGGTGGTGAATCTGTCCAAGATAGAATTCATGACGCCCGATCGCCGCGCGCTGCCGCCGCTGGAACGCTACGCGCATTTGCAACTGCCGGACGGCGGCCGCAAGACCGTCGGCTTTGCCGAAGGCACACGCGGTTGCAAGCACCTGTGCCGTCATTGCCCGGTGGTGCCGGTGTATCACGGCACGTTCCGCGTCATCCCGGTGGTCACCGTCATGGCCGATATGCGTCAGCAGGTGGCGGCCGGTGCGCAGCATATTTCCTTCGGCGATCCGGATTTCCTCAACGGCCCGACCCACGCGCTCAAGCTGGTGCAGGCCCTGCACGCTGAATTCCCGGATATTACTTACGACGCCACGATCAAAATCCAGCACATCATCAATCACGCCGAAATGTTGCCGGTATTGAAAGCCACCGGTTGCCTGTTCATCACCGCCGCAGTGGAATCGGTCGACGACCGCGTGTTGGAACGGCTGGCCAAGAACCACACGAACGCTGATTTCGCGCGCGCCCTGGCGCTGTGCCGCGCGGCCGGCATCGCGCTCGCTCCGACCTTCGTAGCGTTCACGCCATGGGCCACGCTGGAAGGCTACATCACGTTGCTCAAGCGCCTGCTCGAACTTGATCTGGTCGAGAGCGTGCCGCCGATTCAATTGGCCATCCGCCTGCTGATCCCGCAAGGTTCGCTGCTGTTGGAGTTGCCTGACATGCAAACCCATATTGGCGAGTTCGATTCCAGGCTCTTGGGTTATCCATGGAAAAATCCTGACGCGCGCGTTGATCGCCTGCAGCTTGCGGTACAAGACTTGGTGATGAAAACCGAAGCGGAAAAATCAAGCCGGTGCGAAATCTTCGCATCAATTTGGAAACTGGCGCATGCGGCGCTCGGCGCGGAGATTCCGGAACTGGTGAATAGCGGGAAGAGTGCACCAATCCCGCGCCTGTCCGAACCTTGGTATTGCTGCGCCGAACCGACGCACCAGCAACTGCAAAGTTTCTAA
- a CDS encoding oxidative damage protection protein: MAHMVKCVKLGKEAEGLDYPTYPGELGKRIWESVSKEAWKLWLGHQTMLMNEYRINPMDPKARKMIEGEMEKYFFGEGSQLPEGYVPPASK; encoded by the coding sequence ATGGCCCATATGGTGAAATGTGTGAAGCTCGGCAAAGAGGCCGAGGGACTGGATTACCCGACTTACCCTGGTGAGCTCGGCAAGCGCATCTGGGAAAGCGTCTCGAAGGAAGCCTGGAAGCTGTGGCTCGGCCATCAAACCATGCTGATGAATGAGTACCGCATCAACCCCATGGACCCCAAGGCACGCAAGATGATCGAGGGCGAGATGGAAAAATATTTCTTCGGCGAGGGCTCGCAGCTGCCGGAAGGTTACGTCCCGCCAGCCAGCAAATAA
- the mutY gene encoding A/G-specific adenine glycosylase — protein sequence MSKASLSQRLLAWYDRHGRKTLPWKLKRDAYRIWVSEIMLQQTQVATVIPYFKRFIAQFPNVRSLARADLDEVLHLWTGLGYYARARNLHQAAQYIVKEYAGDFPRRLEAAVELPGIGPSTAGAILSLAFEQRHPILDGNVKRVLARYHAVGTPINQRETEERLWQLAGKHTPRQRVADYTQAIMDLGATVCTRTKPQCALCPLRKTCHAFQLGAPQDFPVRVAKQKTPVKATHMLMIHDTRGRVLLQRRPPVGLWGGLWGFPECTNGNARQWCRKTLGINIKTKSPWPTLRHSFSHFHLDITPIPAQLVGGTNQAMENEETVWYNVRRPDRRGFSAPVKHLLEQLRMGGESGNSR from the coding sequence ATGAGTAAAGCTTCACTCAGTCAGCGGCTGCTCGCGTGGTACGACCGCCATGGCCGCAAAACCCTGCCGTGGAAGCTCAAGCGCGATGCGTATCGCATCTGGGTGTCGGAGATCATGCTGCAACAGACTCAGGTCGCGACAGTCATCCCCTATTTCAAACGCTTCATCGCGCAATTTCCCAATGTGCGTTCGCTGGCGCGCGCCGATCTCGACGAAGTCCTGCATCTTTGGACCGGCCTCGGTTACTACGCCCGCGCGCGCAATCTGCACCAGGCGGCGCAATATATCGTGAAGGAATATGCGGGAGATTTCCCGCGCCGCCTCGAAGCAGCGGTGGAGTTACCGGGCATCGGCCCTTCCACCGCCGGCGCCATTCTGTCGCTGGCCTTCGAGCAGCGCCACCCGATTCTCGATGGCAACGTCAAACGCGTACTGGCGCGTTACCACGCTGTCGGCACGCCGATCAACCAGCGCGAGACGGAAGAACGCCTGTGGCAACTTGCGGGAAAACACACACCGCGCCAACGCGTCGCCGACTATACGCAGGCGATCATGGACCTCGGCGCAACCGTGTGCACACGCACGAAGCCGCAATGCGCGCTTTGCCCGCTTCGCAAAACCTGCCACGCCTTTCAGCTTGGCGCGCCGCAGGATTTTCCGGTACGGGTCGCGAAGCAGAAAACGCCGGTCAAGGCCACGCACATGCTCATGATCCACGATACGCGCGGACGTGTGCTGCTGCAACGCCGTCCACCAGTGGGGCTATGGGGCGGTCTGTGGGGATTTCCCGAATGCACTAACGGCAACGCGCGGCAATGGTGTCGCAAAACACTGGGGATCAACATTAAGACAAAATCGCCATGGCCAACGTTGCGCCACAGCTTCAGTCACTTTCATCTCGACATCACGCCCATACCCGCGCAGCTGGTAGGGGGAACAAATCAGGCAATGGAGAATGAAGAAACAGTCTGGTATAACGTCCGCCGTCCGGACAGGCGTGGATTCAGCGCACCGGTGAAACATCTGCTTGAACAGTTGAGAATGGGGGGCGAGTCAGGGAATTCGCGATGA
- a CDS encoding SRPBCC family protein has translation MSLRATALLALGLWAPASAAGTIELLETTHADGRYTVSFEVVLDAKRDKVWQIMTDYEHLPRVSKIIVESQVLKQQDANRHRVGVTLEACVLIFCKTVKRMVDIEARPQTEILVTEVPGQSDFREGSEHWRVAAEGAKTRLHYTAELVPDFFIPPLIGPVVVKYFLRREIRLTALEVEALANHE, from the coding sequence GTGTCGCTCCGTGCAACAGCCTTGCTGGCTCTTGGTCTGTGGGCCCCTGCTTCCGCGGCCGGTACCATCGAGCTGCTCGAAACCACGCATGCCGACGGCCGTTACACGGTGTCGTTCGAAGTGGTACTCGATGCCAAGCGCGACAAGGTCTGGCAGATCATGACGGACTACGAACACCTGCCGCGGGTTTCAAAAATTATCGTCGAGAGCCAAGTCCTGAAACAGCAGGACGCCAATCGGCATCGCGTGGGCGTCACGCTCGAGGCCTGCGTGCTGATCTTCTGCAAGACCGTCAAGCGCATGGTGGATATCGAGGCCCGCCCGCAGACGGAAATTCTCGTCACCGAGGTACCCGGCCAGAGCGACTTCCGGGAGGGCAGCGAGCACTGGCGTGTGGCGGCCGAGGGCGCGAAAACCCGATTGCATTACACTGCCGAACTGGTGCCGGATTTTTTCATCCCGCCGCTGATCGGCCCGGTGGTGGTGAAATACTTCCTGCGCCGGGAAATCCGGCTCACTGCTCTCGAGGTGGAGGCCCTGGCGAACCATGAGTAA
- a CDS encoding AsmA family protein produces the protein MKKTLKILAIVFGGLLTLFIVLAVALTLLFDPNDYKGKIIEVVKDKTGRELTIEGKLGWSFFPWIGIETGKLELSNAPGFGKEPFVRINAAGAKVELLPLLRKRVIVDTVFLDGLKLNLAKNAAGKTNWDDLVTPSKTEAAAEKTVPGKEPGIGGISVNKIDIRKADLTWKDQASNTQYAVRNLDLQTGKIVVGEPVDVQLAFDVESGKPPVRKHLDLKSQIKLDLKTQSLEVTNLALGFDESRLTGTLAIKNFEKPGYRVDLALDQIDLDRYMPAPPPATPGAKTPAAPAAPVEIPLSLLRSLDVQGKLRIQKLKAMNLHSSDVAIQVTANNGLITLGPNQAKLYNGKYAGKTSLDVRGKTPLLAVDESVSAVELAPMLKDALQFDKFTGIADLSAKVTAQGLDAGQIMETLNGTAAFSVQKGAVKGMDLKKMIDTVKTAQRDNLLQKLTELKPQAVDETPFSQLSGTAQIKNGIVQNNDLKIQSPDLVNVSGAGSADLPKATLDYRVTVGQYPVVISGPFAKLKFRVDTSALIKSKVEEKKTEVKEKVEQKLEQKLKDKLKFFKK, from the coding sequence TTGAAAAAAACCCTGAAAATTCTGGCTATTGTGTTCGGCGGGCTGTTAACTCTTTTCATCGTCCTCGCCGTCGCCCTGACGCTGCTCTTCGATCCCAACGATTACAAGGGCAAGATTATAGAAGTGGTCAAAGACAAGACCGGACGGGAGCTGACCATCGAGGGCAAGCTAGGTTGGTCGTTCTTTCCCTGGATCGGCATCGAGACCGGCAAGCTCGAACTCAGCAACGCACCGGGATTCGGCAAAGAGCCCTTTGTACGCATCAACGCTGCCGGCGCCAAAGTGGAGCTGCTGCCATTGCTGCGCAAACGCGTAATCGTGGACACCGTTTTCCTCGACGGACTCAAGCTCAATCTCGCGAAAAACGCCGCCGGCAAAACCAACTGGGACGATCTCGTTACCCCATCCAAAACGGAAGCCGCCGCCGAGAAAACCGTTCCCGGCAAAGAACCCGGCATCGGCGGCATCAGCGTCAACAAAATTGATATTCGAAAAGCTGACCTGACCTGGAAAGATCAGGCCAGCAACACCCAATACGCCGTGCGCAATCTCGATCTCCAGACCGGAAAGATCGTTGTTGGTGAACCGGTGGATGTGCAGCTTGCATTCGATGTGGAGAGTGGTAAGCCGCCCGTGCGCAAACACCTGGACCTGAAGTCACAGATTAAACTCGATCTCAAGACCCAATCTCTGGAAGTCACGAATCTGGCGCTGGGCTTTGATGAGAGCCGCCTGACCGGGACACTCGCCATAAAGAATTTCGAGAAGCCGGGTTACCGTGTGGATTTGGCACTGGACCAGATTGACCTGGACCGCTATATGCCGGCGCCTCCTCCAGCCACGCCCGGCGCGAAAACACCCGCGGCACCGGCAGCGCCGGTGGAAATACCGTTGAGCCTGCTGCGCTCGCTCGACGTCCAGGGCAAGCTGCGCATCCAGAAACTCAAGGCCATGAACCTGCACTCAAGCGATGTGGCGATACAAGTCACCGCCAACAACGGCCTGATCACACTCGGCCCGAACCAGGCCAAGCTCTACAACGGCAAATATGCCGGCAAAACTTCGCTCGATGTGCGTGGCAAAACCCCTTTGCTGGCCGTTGATGAATCGGTCAGCGCGGTAGAACTGGCGCCGATGCTCAAGGATGCCCTTCAATTCGACAAGTTCACGGGCATCGCAGATTTAAGTGCCAAGGTAACGGCCCAAGGACTGGATGCCGGCCAAATCATGGAAACCCTGAATGGCACTGCGGCGTTTTCGGTGCAAAAAGGCGCCGTCAAGGGCATGGACTTGAAGAAGATGATCGACACTGTCAAAACCGCGCAACGCGACAACCTGTTGCAGAAACTGACGGAACTCAAACCCCAGGCTGTAGACGAAACACCCTTCTCGCAATTGAGCGGAACCGCGCAGATAAAAAACGGCATCGTGCAGAACAATGATCTCAAGATACAGAGCCCGGATCTGGTGAACGTAAGCGGCGCGGGTTCCGCCGACCTGCCGAAGGCAACCCTGGATTACCGGGTTACGGTTGGACAGTACCCGGTCGTCATCTCCGGCCCCTTTGCCAAACTCAAATTCCGGGTGGACACCAGCGCGCTCATCAAGAGCAAGGTGGAAGAAAAGAAAACCGAGGTGAAGGAGAAAGTTGAACAGAAGCTGGAGCAAAAACTGAAAGACAAGCTCAAGTTCTTCAAAAAATAG